The following proteins are co-located in the Polystyrenella longa genome:
- a CDS encoding FHA domain-containing protein produces MDDLTSNQQAPYSPGTHLHLRVFSYARELSASLKPGSPVKIGSDPSCEIQIAELPLLHCTISWDGENRPRLTPTVAIPLVLVNGQLNDGKTGEPIDFSDKDTLHIGLRTIVRAISSSAAMAEPATTSQPATISMATNAAPTSAVPMPAAPVVASTEAPVASICSNPENSTSPNPGRPTPVRERENLMQKPLNELTAAELIELLEQEEQQVEEFDTQHKSGLQNLLKAVKKVSEEEARKISPATIPLHQVEPVAATKSPAIEQELHYLVEELSELVEDLCDQVQSFAKSEAPSPKGAETTFKKLLREQHDILEKLDTIGELIGGDSGPAPIIRKIA; encoded by the coding sequence ATGGACGATCTTACCTCGAATCAGCAGGCTCCCTACTCGCCCGGCACTCACCTGCACTTGCGAGTCTTTTCCTATGCGCGCGAACTATCTGCGTCGCTGAAACCGGGAAGCCCTGTGAAGATTGGTTCCGATCCCTCTTGTGAAATTCAGATCGCCGAACTTCCGTTGCTGCACTGCACCATCAGCTGGGATGGTGAAAACCGACCTCGGCTGACACCGACGGTCGCCATTCCTCTCGTGTTGGTCAATGGCCAGCTGAACGATGGCAAGACGGGCGAGCCGATCGATTTCTCTGATAAAGACACACTTCATATTGGCTTGCGGACGATCGTACGCGCGATCTCTTCCTCTGCCGCCATGGCGGAACCTGCGACCACGTCTCAGCCCGCCACTATATCAATGGCGACCAACGCTGCACCCACGTCTGCCGTTCCGATGCCTGCTGCACCTGTTGTGGCCTCCACCGAAGCACCCGTTGCCTCGATATGTTCGAACCCTGAAAACTCTACGTCACCAAATCCTGGAAGGCCCACGCCTGTCCGGGAGCGGGAGAACCTGATGCAAAAACCACTCAATGAACTGACAGCCGCCGAATTGATCGAATTGCTCGAACAGGAAGAACAACAGGTCGAAGAGTTCGATACACAGCATAAGTCCGGATTGCAGAACTTGCTCAAGGCAGTCAAAAAGGTCTCTGAGGAAGAAGCCCGCAAAATTTCGCCGGCGACCATCCCGCTGCATCAGGTTGAGCCTGTCGCTGCCACAAAAAGTCCGGCAATTGAACAGGAACTGCATTACCTCGTCGAAGAGCTGTCCGAATTGGTCGAAGACCTGTGCGATCAGGTTCAATCATTCGCGAAATCCGAAGCTCCCAGCCCCAAAGGGGCGGAAACCACCTTCAAAAAGTTACTCCGCGAGCAACACGATATCCTCGAAAAGCTGGATACCATCGGCGAACTCATCGGGGGCGACTCCGGTCCCGCCCCCATCATCCGCAAAATCGCCTGA